From the Robbsia betulipollinis genome, the window CCTTCGTCGGTGAAGCGTTCCCAGGCGACGCGCGGCAGCGCGGCGCTGCACCGCACGCTGCCGACGATGGCGGTCTGTTGATAATCGCGCGACCGCGGGTGCATGCCGGCCGCCGCCTGTGCGTCGAACAGACCGCCTTCGGCATGGATCAGCAGGCGCGCGCGCAAGCTGCGGGGGGCGGCCTCGGCGGTATCGACGGAGGCGGCATCGTCGGCGGTCGCATCGATGGCGGCAGCGGCAGCGGCAGCGGCGGCGGCAGATGAGGGCATCGACGCCGTCGCCATTCGTACGGTGACGCCGTGTTCATCCTGCAGGTCGTCGCGCACCGTGCTGTGTTCCAGGACCCGCACGCGTGCCCCGGCCGCGATGGTCCGGTCCAGGCCGGCGCGCAGGGCGGCCGTCAGCGCACCGTAGCGGAGCACGTAGCCGAGGGCGGGCAGGTCGTGCTCGCGCCGGTCGATGCGCGTGCGGCCGAAGCGACCGCGTTGCGAAATGTGGATTTCCTCGATCGGCGTCGCGGCGGCCGGCCAGCCGAGCGGTTCGAGCAGCGTCCGGCTGCCGTACGAGAGCGCCAGCACGCGCGGGTCGCGGTGCGCGGCAGCGGCGTCGCGCGCGTCGATCAGTACGATCGAGAGCGCCGCGGTCGCGCTGCGGCGCGCCAGCGCTCCGGCCAGCGCCAGCCCGACGGGCCCCGCGCCGACGATCGCGATGTCGCAGTCGAACGCCGCTGCGTCCGTATCCGCGTCTGCGCTCAACGCAGAGAACTGGCTCAGCATCGCGCCTCCCGCATCAGGGCTTCGATCGCGTCGGCCTCGACGGGGACGTCACGGGTGATCAGCTCGCAACCGTCCTCGGTGACAACCGCATCGTCCTCGACGCGAATGCCGATGTCCCAGAACGCCTCGGGCACGTCGTCGGCACGGCGCACGTACAGGCCGGGTTCGATCGTCAGCACCATGCCCGCGCGCAGGACGCGCGAGGCCGGCGGCGCGGGCGCGGCGGTATCGTCCGCATCGTCGGTCGGGGTCGTCGCGCCCGCGTCCGCCTCGCTGTCGCCCGTCTCGCCGCGTTCCTCGTAGTCCCCGCAGTCGTGCACGTCGAGCCCGAGCCAGTGGCCCGTGCGGTGCATGTAGAAACGCGTATAGGCCCGCGCGGCGATGGCGTCGTCGACGCTGCCGTGCGCGTCCGCGCGCAACAGACCGGTGTCGAACAGGCCCTGCACCAGCACACGCAACGCGGCCTGGTGCGCGTCGTCGAAACGGGCGCCGGGTCGGGTCGCGACGGCGGCGGCATGGTTCGCCGCGACGACGATGTCGTAAAGCGCACGCTGCGGGCCGCTGAAGCGGCCGTTCGCCGGAAAGGTCCGGGTGATGTCGGAGGCGTAGCCGTCGAGTTCGCAGGCGGCGTCGATCAACACCAGGTCGCCGTCCGCGAGCACCTTGTCGCCCGCCGGGTAATGGAGAATGCAGGCGTTCGCGCCGGCCGCCACGATCGAGCCATAAGCGGGGGCCTGCGCGCCATGACGTCGGAACTCATACAGCAATTCGGCTTCGAGCGCGTATTCGGGCAGGCCGGGGCGCGCGGCGCGCATCGCACGCAGATGCGCCTGCGCGGAGATGGCCGCGGCGGCGCGCATGCGGGCAAGTTCGCTGGCGTCCTTGACGATGCGCATCGCTTCGATCACGGGCGTCAGGTCGTGGCGCGACGCGGGCGCGCGGTGGCCGCGCCGGCCGCGCACGGTGGCGATCCAGCGCGCGATGTCCGCGTCGAGGCCCGTATCCGCATGGAACGGATGGAAGAGCGTGGGCGCGCCGTCCAGGCAGGCCGGCAGATGGGTGTCGCGCGCGCTGTTCGGCAGCGCGGCGTCCACGCCGAACGCCCGACGTGCGGCATCGGGTCCGTAGTGGAATCCTTCCCAGACTTCGCGCGCCGGGTCTTTTTCCCGGCAAAACAGCGTGCTCGACGGCGCTTCCGTTTTCCCCGCGCCGCGGCTGTCGAGCAGCAGCAGCGCGTCGGGCTCGGTGAAACCGGTCAGATAGAAAAAGTCGCTGTCCTGCCGGTAGGGGAAATCGCCGTCGCGGCTGCGGACCCGGGCCGGTGCCGCGGCGATCAGGGCGATGCCGCCTCCGGCCGCGCGCAACGCCGCGAGCACCCGTTGGCGCCGTCGCGCGAATACTTCGGGAGGAAAGGCGCGGTCCGCGACCCGGGGCGGCGTGCGGTGCGCGTCGGGTGCCGATGGGCGCGCGGCGTCGGTCGCGAAAGAACGAGAGGAGGCGGGAGAGGGCGGGTGCATAGGCGATTCTAGCGCGCGTTCGCGCGCAGCGCCGTATCCAGCGCGGTTAATTCGGCAGGCGTGCCGACGTTCGCCCAGCGGCCTCGCCAGACCTCGGCCGACGCGCGACCGCTGGCGATCGCTTCACGGAAGAACGGCAACAGGGCCATGCGCGGCACCGGCGCGCGGCGTGCGATCGCCGCGAACGTGCGGCTGTCGTACAGGCCGAAGCTGGCGAATGTGAAGCGTGCCGGGCCGTCGGCGCTGAGCGTCTCGCCGTCGAAGGCGAAGTCGCCGTGCGGATGGAAGGGCGGATTCGGCACCATGACCAGGTGCATGGCCGGTTGCGCGCGCTGATGCATCGCACGCGCGCGCTCGCGCAACGTGGCGAAATCGAAATCGCAGAAAACATCGCCGGCGACCGCGAGGAAAACCGTGTGCGTGGCGGCCGGCGTCCCTGCGGCCGGCGCTCCGGCGGCCGGCGCTCCGGCAGCGCGGGCCTCGCCCGTTTCGGCGATTGCGTCCGCGCCTGCCAGCAGCGGCAGCGCCTGTGCGATGCCGCCGGCGGTCTCCAGCGCGCGCGCGCCTTCCGCGGAGTACCGCAGCGAGACGCCCCAGCGACTCCCGTCGCCCAGCGCCGCCGCGAACTGCTCGCCCAGCCAGGCGTGGTTGATGACGATGCGCCGGATGCCGGCGCGCGCCAGCGCCTCGATCTGCCAGACGATCAGCGGCTTGCCGCCGGCTTCCAGCAGGGGCTTGGGAGTATGGTCGGTCAGCGGTCGCATCCGTTCGCCGCGGCCGGCGGCGAAAATCATTGCAGTATCCATGGCCTGTCCGGGTAGGGGGCGTTGCAGGGGAAGGGCGTCAGAACGTATAGCCGACGGTTTCCGCACGGTTCTCGATCTGGTCGAGCAGCCGCGCGAGCGGCGTCAATTCGCGATAACGGCCTGCGACCTTGCGCGCATAGGCGATGAAGCGCGGCGTGTCCGCCAGATAGCGGGGCTTGCCGTCGCGGTAGGCGAGCCGGGCGAACAGGCCGATGATTTTCAGATGGCGCTGCAGGCCCATCCATTCGAGTTCGCGGTAATACTCGGAGAAATCGGCCCGCACCGGCAGGCCGGCGGCCTTCGCGCGGCCCCAGTACCAGGCGATGCAATCGAGCTCGAACCCTTCGTCCCAGCTGATGAAGGCGTCGCGGAACAGGGACGCGACGTCGTAGGTGGCGGGGCCCAGCACCGCGTCCTGGAAGTCGAGCACGGCCGGCGCGGGCGGCGCCACCATCAGGTTGCGCGGCATGAAATCGCGATGCACGAAGAGCCGCGGCTGCGCCAGGGCGCTGTCGATCAGCGTGCGGAAGACGCCGTCGAGGGTGGCGCGCTCGGTCGCGTCGAGCGTGCGGCCGAGATGGCGGCCGAGATACCACTCGGGCAGCAGTTCGAGTTCGCGGCGCAGCAGCGGTTCGTCGTATTCCGGGAGGACCTGCGGCCGGCTGGCGGACTGCCAGCGGATCAGCGTGTCGAGCGCGGCGCGCATCAGCGCCCGGGCGTCCTCTTCGCCGGCACCGGACAGGGCGTCCAGATAGGACGTCGTGCCCAGGTCGGACAGCAGCATGAAGCCGCGTTCGACGTCGGCGGCGAGGATGCGCGGCACGTGCACGCCGGCCTCGGCCAGCAGGGCCTGGATCTGCACGAACTCGCGCGATTTCTCGGGCGGCGGCGCATCCATGGCGATCAGCGAGCCGGCGCGCGCGGGCAGGCGGAAGTAGCGCCGGAAGCCCGCGTCGGAGGAGGCCGGTGCGAGCGCCGCGACGTCGAGCCCGGGATCGGCGTCCGTTCCCGTCGGCGCGGCGCAGGCCACGCCGCGCAGCCACGCGCGCAACGCCGTCAGGCGGAGATCGTCGGCGACCTGGTCCGCGGCGGTGTCTGCCTGTGTCGCGGGGGGCGCTGCGGCGGCCGGGGGGGAAAGAGGCGCGGAGCGGGAACTGTTTTGTGTCATTCGACGGGGGACGAGAGGGGGCCGGCACGCCGCCTGGCGGACGCGTCGACGAGCTTATTTGACAACGCATTGCCAACTAAGCGGCGCATTCGGCTGGAGCAAGGGATGGATTGCCATATAATACCCCACGAATTCGGACACCCCGTGCGAATCCCGACTGTCCGAGCCGCACCAGCCGCACCCCCCGGGGGGCGCCGGGCGCGCCGGTCGAAGCGCCTCCTGCATTCATGCCGCCCAGACTGTTCATACGATCGAATCCGTTCGCCAGCCCGCCATCGCGAAGAAAGCGCGTCGTGATCGCGCTCTTCGCCGCAGGCTGCGTCTCCCCGGTAACGGGCTTCGCCCAACTGACCGGCGACGCCGCGCGCCCGGTCGCGCTCGACCCGAAATGGGGCTTCAGTCTCGCGCCGCAGATCGTCGAGCAGCCGCTGGCCCCGGGCCAGACCTCGGGCACGTTCTCGCTGGGCGATCACGTCAGCGCGGACGGCGAGCGTCAGACCACGCTGACCGGCAACGCCGAACTGCGTCGCTACGGCGCGATCATCCGTGCCGACAAGATCCATTACGACGCGGATACCGACGTCGCCGACGCCTACGGCAACGTGCGGATCAACCAGCATGGCAACCTGTTCGTCGGGCCGCGCGCGCAAATGGCGCTCGAGGCGCGGGTCGGCTACATGTTGACGCCGACCTATCATTTCGGTGAATCCGGCGCGGGCGGCAAGGGCGAACGGCTCGACATGCTCGACGACGAACGCACGCGCATCACCCGCGGCACGTATAGCGCCTGTGCCTGCGCGGACCCGAGCTGGTACGTGCGCGCGAGCCGTTTCGACATGGACCAGGGCGACAACCTCGGCACCGCCCTCAACGGCGTGCTGTTTTTCCAGGGGGTGCCGATCTTCGCCAGCCCTTACCTGACGTTTCCGTTGTCGAGCGACCGGCAGTCCGGCGTCCTGCCGCCCACGTTCACCTACAGTTCGACCAGCGGCGCGGACATCA encodes:
- a CDS encoding UbiH/UbiF/VisC/COQ6 family ubiquinone biosynthesis hydroxylase, which produces MLSQFSALSADADTDAAAFDCDIAIVGAGPVGLALAGALARRSATAALSIVLIDARDAAAAHRDPRVLALSYGSRTLLEPLGWPAAATPIEEIHISQRGRFGRTRIDRREHDLPALGYVLRYGALTAALRAGLDRTIAAGARVRVLEHSTVRDDLQDEHGVTVRMATASMPSSAAAAAAAAAAIDATADDAASVDTAEAAPRSLRARLLIHAEGGLFDAQAAAGMHPRSRDYQQTAIVGSVRCSAALPRVAWERFTDEGPVALLPLAESGQARPAGSSDRPDVQGSEPADYALVWCQTPEQAARRMQLPDSAFLAELDTAFGARVGKFTQLAGRAMFPLGLNRRDRLVDRRAAAIGNAAQTLHPVAGQGLNLGLRDAQALAAALGQHGATPAALADYARRRQRDRAVTIGMTDLLARGFTVDLAPVAALRGLALAALDWLPGAKSLLARQMMFGQRR
- a CDS encoding aminopeptidase P N-terminal domain-containing protein, yielding MHPPSPASSRSFATDAARPSAPDAHRTPPRVADRAFPPEVFARRRQRVLAALRAAGGGIALIAAAPARVRSRDGDFPYRQDSDFFYLTGFTEPDALLLLDSRGAGKTEAPSSTLFCREKDPAREVWEGFHYGPDAARRAFGVDAALPNSARDTHLPACLDGAPTLFHPFHADTGLDADIARWIATVRGRRGHRAPASRHDLTPVIEAMRIVKDASELARMRAAAAISAQAHLRAMRAARPGLPEYALEAELLYEFRRHGAQAPAYGSIVAAGANACILHYPAGDKVLADGDLVLIDAACELDGYASDITRTFPANGRFSGPQRALYDIVVAANHAAAVATRPGARFDDAHQAALRVLVQGLFDTGLLRADAHGSVDDAIAARAYTRFYMHRTGHWLGLDVHDCGDYEERGETGDSEADAGATTPTDDADDTAAPAPPASRVLRAGMVLTIEPGLYVRRADDVPEAFWDIGIRVEDDAVVTEDGCELITRDVPVEADAIEALMREARC
- a CDS encoding nucleotidyltransferase family protein; the encoded protein is MDTAMIFAAGRGERMRPLTDHTPKPLLEAGGKPLIVWQIEALARAGIRRIVINHAWLGEQFAAALGDGSRWGVSLRYSAEGARALETAGGIAQALPLLAGADAIAETGEARAAGAPAAGAPAAGTPAATHTVFLAVAGDVFCDFDFATLRERARAMHQRAQPAMHLVMVPNPPFHPHGDFAFDGETLSADGPARFTFASFGLYDSRTFAAIARRAPVPRMALLPFFREAIASGRASAEVWRGRWANVGTPAELTALDTALRANAR
- a CDS encoding aminoglycoside phosphotransferase family protein, which produces MTQNSSRSAPLSPPAAAAPPATQADTAADQVADDLRLTALRAWLRGVACAAPTGTDADPGLDVAALAPASSDAGFRRYFRLPARAGSLIAMDAPPPEKSREFVQIQALLAEAGVHVPRILAADVERGFMLLSDLGTTSYLDALSGAGEEDARALMRAALDTLIRWQSASRPQVLPEYDEPLLRRELELLPEWYLGRHLGRTLDATERATLDGVFRTLIDSALAQPRLFVHRDFMPRNLMVAPPAPAVLDFQDAVLGPATYDVASLFRDAFISWDEGFELDCIAWYWGRAKAAGLPVRADFSEYYRELEWMGLQRHLKIIGLFARLAYRDGKPRYLADTPRFIAYARKVAGRYRELTPLARLLDQIENRAETVGYTF